A DNA window from Arachis duranensis cultivar V14167 chromosome 3, aradu.V14167.gnm2.J7QH, whole genome shotgun sequence contains the following coding sequences:
- the LOC110278651 gene encoding uncharacterized protein LOC110278651 — MSQDITELKAFKEEVNSNLENQGAAIQKLENQIVYLSKQTPGPSVSHVAKAIAREECKAITLRSGKKLEEISKETTDNEAKENVRDNEQGQSFTPSATKEKEKEVLKPYTPKAPYPQRLMKSEKDGQFSRFLEIFKKLQINIPFAEKLKDPGRFQIPRIIGEVMVEKALCDLGASINLMSLTMMRRMKIEEAKPTRMALQLADRTFKFPHGIVEDLLVKVGDFIFPADFVVLDMEEEAKASIILGRPFLAMSYPSESLKECMRVDVVDIAVQETFEETTKEVAEEEFTKDIEVSDIKAAETTIPSMPERVKKEKEAPKPELKALPPNLKYTYLEHTWVVMRAILLSLALP; from the exons ATGAGTCAAGACATAACCGAATTGAAAGCTTTTAAGGAAGAAGTAAATTCTAACTTGGAAAACCAAGGAGCTGCCATCCAGAAGCTAGAAAATCAAATTGTGTATTTGTCTAAGCAAACCCCTGGGCCAAGCGTTTCTCATGTTGCCAAGGCTATTGCAAGGGAAGAATGTAAGGCCATAACCCTCAGAAGTGGAAAGAAGCTAGAGGAGATCTCAAAGGAAACCACAGATAATGAAGCAAAGGAAAATGTGAGAGACAATGAACAGGGGCAATCTTTTACACCGTCTgcaacaaaagaaaaggaaaaagaggtcCTGAAGCCTTATACACCCAAGGCACCATATCCTCAACGTTTgatgaaaagtgaaaaggatGGCCAATTCTCCAGATTCTTGGAGATTTTcaagaagcttcaaatcaacATTCCGTTTGCTGAG aaattgaaggatccagGCCGTTTCCAAATCCCCCGCATCATAGGAGAAGTCATGGTggagaaggccttgtgtgacttaggggccAGTATCAATTTGATGTCTCTAACAAtgatgagaagaatgaagattgaggaagccaaaccaacaagaatggccctcCAATTGGCAGATCGAACTTTTAAGTTCCCTCATGGGATAGTTGAGGATTTGTTGGTGAAAGTGGGAGATTTTATATTTCCTGCCGATTTTGTGGTGTTAGATATGGAGGAAGAAGCCAAAGCTTCCATAATTctgggaagacccttcctg GCAATGAGCTATCCATCAGAATCACTAAAGGAATGCATGAGGGTGGATGTAGTGGACATTGCAGTACAAGAAACCTTTGAGGAAACAACAAAGGAAGTGGCAGAGGAGGAGTTCACCAAGGATATTGAAGTTAGTGACATCAAGGCTGCTGAAACAACCATACCAAGCATGCCTGAGAGAgtgaaaaaagagaaggaagcacCAAAACCTGAGCTCAAAGCATTGCCCCCTAATCTCAAGTATACATACTTGGAGCATACTTGGGTAGTGATGAGAGCCATCCTGTTATCATTAGCTCTGCCTTGA